CGATTAATAAAATGTTGCTCTTCTCAATTTCAATTTCATCCATATCGAAAAGAGAAGTTGAAGCATTGATCCTTTTATAGTGGTTATAAACTGCAACGGCAAGGATTTTTTTTGCAAGTTCCTGATCGATAACATATTCATCCAGACTTTTTTTAATCAGGTCGGGTGTTAAAGTAGAATTATAGGTTTCTTTTTTTGTAAAAGAGGCGACATTATTTTTAAGTATATCGACGCTTGTTTTAATACAAATATCGCAAATGTAAACATCCGGACCGGCTACCATGCTGGTAACCTCACTGCCGTCTCTTCCGCAGAAGGAGCATTTAACGCTTTTGGGTTCTCTGGAATCTGTCATTTATTTCCGTTTTTTATGGATATTGAGTTTAAGTATTCTCTTGCTGTGTCAAAATATAAGGAGTTGGGGAATTTTTCAAGCAATTTCTGGTAAATTGCCGCGCCGCGCTGCGGGTCATTCAAACCGAATTGATACGTCATTCCGAGCAATAAAGTTGATTTATCTGCAAAAATCGCAGCTTTTAACTCATCTGAGAGCTCTTCGAGGATTTTAGAGGCCTCAAAAAAATTTTCTTCAGAAATTAAAATTTCGGCGAGTTTATATTTTGCGAACTCGTTTATTACAAACAAATTAGAGTTATCAGCTAAAGTTTTAAATTCAATCGCGGATTCTTTCGGCTTGTTTTGAAACAAAAGTCTGTCCGCCTTTGCGTAGGTTAAAAGGTTTAAAGAATCTTTTCTTGCCAATGTAATGAGTGAGGAGTATTCAATTGCATCATTAGCCGGATCAGAATTTAGATTTTGAAGGAGTTCTTTCAGGATATTTATTGAACCGTTAAAATCCCCTTTCCAGAAATAGACTAATCCAAGATACAGTTTCGCCTGGGCAACTACGTCGGGTTCTGCATTACTGAATCTTCCGCTCTGTATCAGTAAATTAACCGCTTCATCAAGCCGATCAAGTTTCATCGCAATCTCTCCTTTACCCAGATACGATAATGATGTGTATCTGGAGTATGGAGATTTACTAATAACCAGATTGTATAGACTATCTGCTTTGTAGAACTGATTCAACTTACGGAAATAAATTTCAGCCATTCTGAAAGTTGCTTCAATAAACGAAGCATTGTCGGGATATATTTTTGCAAGACGTTCATATGAAACGATTACAGCTGAATATTCTTCTTCAAATTTCTTGTCGTCGTTGCCGTAGAGTTTCCAGCCGGAGGAATTATTTTTTACTTTCAGGTTAACATTATCTTCGAGTGTTCTGACCAACCCGATTTCGGCTATCTGAACCAGAGGGGATTGTTTATAATTTTGAATTATATATCTGTAACCTTTCGAAGCAATATCATACTGCCTGTTCCTGTATGCTTCCTGGACAAAAGCAAAGATGTAATTCCCCCCGCCGTTTATTTTCCGGTCGTACTCAATAATATTTTCAAATGCCTCATCGTACATTCCGGAAAGTGAGTAGGCAAATGAAAGCAGTTCATTGAAAACGGGGAGACTGTTTCTTTCGGCAAATTCTTTAATCACTTTAATTGTGCTTTCGGCAGCGCCGGGTTTTCCGAAATAATTTTGAAATCGTGATTTAACAATTCCGGACTGTTCCGGTTTTGCGGATACAAGAGTGCAATACTCCTCGGCAGCCTCTTCAAACCGCATGTTTAATGAATAGATGTTTGCCAGATCAAAAGAGAAGATTACAGGATCGCCGGAAAATGCTTTTCCCCGTTTAAGAATCTCGATCGCTTTATCGAATAGGCGGTTTTCGATCGCATAATTGGCAATAACACGATATGGAACGTAAGTATTCGGATTTATATTGATGCCGCGCTCCCATGATTCGTATGCCTTCTGAATGTTGTCCATCATATAATATGTGGTTCCGAGCATTCCGTAGAGAGAAACATCGGCCGGTATTTCTTTAATCTTAGTTTCGAGGAGCAGAATCGACTCGTCGTATTTTTTCTGCCTGACCAGAATTTTATTCAAAGCATCCAGATAGACCTGATTCCATGTCTCCAGGGATTGAAGCTCCCTGTAGATTGTTTCGGCTTTTTCAAACTGCCCGGCCTGTTCGTAGCTGAGTGCGAGCCGGTATTTATTTTCGATATCCTGCCGGTCTGCCTGGGCGTGAGTTGAGAGTGAGAAAAATAAGAGAGATAATAGAACCGAAAGCCGTATTAAACTAATCAAGAAATCTTTCCTCAAAAATATTCCCGATCGATAAAATTTTGATCGGATCGAATGCGAGTTTTAACAGGGCCATTTTACGCACTACATCTTCGCCGTACATTTTAATCAGGTATTCACGTTTGGCCTTGCCGATACCGTGTTCTGCTGATACAGTTCCTTTGAAACTAACCGCCAGAGCACACAAATCCGAATAGACTTTTTTTGCTATCTGAAACTGAAACGGATTTTCCGGAAGCATATTCAAATGAAGATGACAATTGCCCGCATGGCCGTATATAACGTACTTAAGCCCGTTCTCCTCAACCATCTTTTTTGATAACCTGTAAAACTCTTTGAAATACTGCTCCGGTACAGCTGTATCCGTTCCGACTTTTTTCAATCCTTTTTGAGTAATATATTCATTTACCTTCCAGGCGATGGCATGACGGAATTCTTTGAATGTTTCTTCATCGGACGAACCGAGGGCGAGCCAGGATTCATCGGTAATGCAATTATACCTGTCAAGGATCTCAATCCATTGGCTTTCGGGCGAATCTTTTTCGTTTCCTGTTTCCTGTTCAAACCATACTGCCGCTTCAGCGCTATCAGGAATCTTTGTGTAAGCATCTCTAAGAAAATCAATTCCGTTCTTATCAAAAAATTCCAGGCCTCTTGCCGATAACTTTTTGTTAGCAATTAACCGGTTTTCTCTTGATATAGAGCGGGCGTGTTCTATAAAATTTAACGCGTCATCTTCACTCCTGAAAAATGCAACCGATGAAAATACACTCATCGGAAGTTCGATAAGCTTCAATTTAATTTGTGTAATTACACCGAGAGTTCCTTCCGATCCGATAAAAATATCTATAAGATCCATATTTTCTTTGCAGTAGTACCCGGCGGCGTTTTTCGTCTCCGGCATTTCATACTTAGGAAGATTAAACGATAATATCTTTCCGCTTTCTGTAAGTAGCATCGCATCATAACCGTCGGATCTAAACTGATCTCTGGAGATTTTTATTATTTCACCGTCTGAGAGAACAATTCTTAGAGATAGAACATAATCTCTTGTCGGGCCGTATTTAAAAGTTCGGGCTCCGGATGAATTGGTTGCAACGGTAGCACCAATAAAGCAGTTTCTTTCGGTCGGGTCGGGCGGATAGAACAGATTACGCGATTCCACCTCGTCCTGAAAATCTTTTAAGAGAACTCCCGGTTCTACTATTGCGTACTTTTCAGATTCATTAACCTCGATGATTCTATTCATCTTTTCAACAGAAAGAACGATACCGCCTTCGGGAACGCGTGCGCCGGTTAATCCGGTCCCGTTTCCTGAAATTGTTATCCGTTTTTTTTCATCAGAAGATTTTTTTAACAGTGCGGCTACATCGTTTTCGTTTTCAGGGAAATAAACCGCTTCGCAGCTTCCAGAGTAATTTGAAGCGTCCGATAAATAATTCTGTATTTCGTCACTGTTTTGTTTGATTATCATGGCGGGGAAATATTAAACACCGGTTCTTTATTCTACCGGCTTATTATGCCGCATCATAATTTCTTTCCAGGCATCTAAATCGAGTATTTCAGATTCCTCTATAAGCATTATCGGAATGTCGTCTTCGATCCTGTAACGGCGTCTGCTCTCTTTATCAACTGAAATAAGAAAGTTGCCGTCCAGAACAAGATCGGCTTTGGTTTCAGGACAGCAGAGAATATCAAGTAATTCTTTAGAAATCATTTTAGCTCCGCACCGCTGTTGTTCATATAATTTGTTAAATTTGCCTTCAATTGTAATAAAAATTGAGAACAATTTTAAGATAATTGTGCATGACCGGATCGTTTAATTCAAATAATATTAAAGAAGTACCACGGCTTGAGACCGATCGGCTGATATTGAGAGGATTCTCCCCAAATGATAAGTATGATATTTTCGAGTATGCATCTGTTCCGTCCGTTACCCAATACCTGCCTTGGGAATTTCATAAAAGCCTGGATGATACCGAAGCGTTTTTGAAACTATCTGCGGAGATGTTTGCGTCGCAGGATAATATCGACTTTGCTGTTGAATTAAAATCGGAAAAAAAGGTCATCGGAGGAATATCAATAAGAAAATGGAACGATAAAAACCGGTGCGCCGATATTGGATACGTTCTTTCTCCCAAATATTGGAATAGGGGGATTATAACCGAAGCAATTAAAAGAGTAATCAGATTTGGCTTCGAAGTTTTGAATGCAAATCGTATAGAAGCACATTGCGACGAAGAGAATATTCCCTCCTTCAGGGCAATGGAAAAAGCAGGTATGCGGTATGAAGGTACGTTAAAAGATAAAGTTTTTTTGAAGGGAAAATTTATCAACATAAAATTTTATTCGATTTTGAAAGAGGAATTATCTGAATGACCCGAATCAAAGTCTGCTGTATCTCCAGCATAAAAGAAGCATTGCTCGCAATTGAATACGGAGCATCCGCTCTCGGGCTGGTATCGAGCATGCCGAGCGGGCCCGGTGTAATTGAGGAGAAACTGATTGCTGAAATCGCAGAATCAGTTCCTCCGGGAATTTCTACTTTCCTGTTGACATCAAGACAGTCTGCTGCTGAGATTATCGAGCAGCAGAAAAGATGCAGGACAAATACCATTCAGCTATGCGACCGTGTTGCAGACGGAACTCATAAAATGTTGAGAGATGAACTGCCGGGAATTAAAATTGTTCAGGTGATTCACGTTACCGGCCGCAAGTCGGTTGAAGAAGCGGTTGAAGTAGCCCGTAATGTAGATGCCATCCTGCTAGACAGTGGAAATCAAAATCTGAAAATAAAAGAACTCGGTGGAACGGGAAGAATCCATGACTGGTCCGTAAGCAGAGTAATCAGAGAGAATGTTAAAGTGCCGGTATTCCTGGCCGGCGGATTAAATTCCTCAAATGTTTACGAAGCTGTAAGAATTGTAAAGCCGTATGGACTCGATCTCTGCTCCGGAGTCCGGACAGGAGACCGGCTGGATGAAAACAAATTAAAATCATTTGTAGAAAAAGTTTTTGAGGCGGATAAAACAATTGAAAGACTTAGCTGAACTATCCTATAAAAAAATTCTGATCTTCTGGCTTCCTCTCCTGGCTACCTGGCTGATGATGTCTATTGAAGGACCGTTTCTAACAGCACTAATAGCACGATTAGCCGACCCGGAATTTAATCTGGCCTCTTACGGAGTCGCATTTTCGTTTGCACTTATTATAGAATCTCCGGTGATTATGATGCTAAGCGCATCAACTGCTCTAGTCGATGGGAAATTTTCTTTCTTTAAACTCAGAAGCTTTGTCAATATTGTTAATCTCGCATTAATTGTACTAATGCTCATAGTAATATATCCGCCGGTATTTGATTTTATATCAATTGGCGTATTAAATCTTCCTGAACGCGTCGCTCATTTAACTCATATGGCGGTAGCAATTCTTATTCCGTGGGCTCCGGCAATAGGTTACAGACGGTTCTACCAGGGGATAATGATAAGAAATAATATGACTCGAATGGTAGCATTAGGAACAATTGTGCGTCTCTCGGCAATGTCACTTACGGCAATCCTTCTCTTTGGAGTAAAGGGTGTGCATGGAGTAGTTGTCGGGGCATCGGCTCTATCTGTCGGAGTTATTGCCGAAGCATTTGCAACACGTTTAATGTCTTCCGGATTAATTAAAAAGATTATTAACGGTACGGATTCCGGAAGTGAGCTTACATATGGAGAGATCGTCAGGTTTTATTATCCTCTTGTACTTACATCCTTCATATCGCTCGGTATTCATCCGGTTGTAACATTCTTTCTGGGGCAGAGCCGGATGGCTCTCGAATCTCTTGCGGTTCTCCCGGTTCTTAATTCGCTTGTGTTTATTTTCAGAGCTTTCGGTTTGTCATATCAGGAAGTCGGAATTGCTTTAATTAAGAAGAAAGATGATTTCATAAAGCTCAGAAATTTTGCAGCTGTTATGGCTCTGCTCGTCTTTACAGGCCTGTCGATTATTTCGTTTACGCCTCTCGGCGATGTTTGGCTTATTAGTGTGTCCGGGCTTTCGGAACAACTAGCCGGGTTTGCAGCTCTCCCGCTGATGATCTATACCTTTTTCCCGATTACAACCGTCTGGATCAATTTTCAGAGATCGCTTCTTGTAAATGTCAGAATTACAAAACCGATAACATATGCAACGATGATTGAAGTATCCGCCGTTATTCTGCTTCTTTTCCTGACGATTAAATATTTTGATATGACTGGTGTAACCGCCGCGATAATTTCTTATACAATTGGAAGACTTGCGGCGAATATTTATCTGGTTAATCCGTTCAGAAGTGCGAGATCAAAAATATTCGGTTCTTGAATTATAGTCCAGATCAGTTTACAATCAGCTTGAATCCGGAACCATGAACGTTTACGATCTGAATTGACGGATCACCTTTAAGATAAGACCGGAGCTTGGTTATATAAACGTCCATACTTCTTGATGTGAAATAACTATCGTCCTTCCAGATTTTGCGTAAGGCTTCGCCCCGTTCCAGCAATTCATTTTGTTTCTGGCAGAGCAGTTTCAAGAGTTCCGCTTCCCTGGATGTGAGCTTCTGCTCTTTCCTGTCAAGGCAAAGTGAACGAGTATCAAAGTTGAATAAATATTTGCCGATCTCGAATTCCGAATACCCGCGAATCCCTTCACTACGATCATTACGTTTTATCACAGCATTTATGCGCAGAATCAGTTCTTCCATGCTGAATGGTTTGGTTATGTAATCGTCGGCTCCGAGTTTAAAACCCTCTATCTTATCTTCCAGCATCGATTTAGCCGTTACAAAAATAAATGGAACAGAAGAAATTTCTTTAATCTTTCCCGCAAGAGTAAATCCGTCCATTTTCGGCATCATCACATCAATTATGCAGATATCGAATCTGTTGCGGCCAAAGGTTCTTAATCCATCCTCGCCGTTAAGACAGTGAACAACTTCAAATCCTTTTACACTTAGATATTCTTTTAGAATGGTTCCGAGATTCAGATCATCTTCTATCAATAATACTCTTGTTAATGGAGTTGTCATTATACTATTGTTCCCGGAAGTTTTATTTCAAAACGGCTTCCTTCACCCGGTGCGCTACTTACTGTAATTAATCCTGAATGGGCGTCTAAAATTTTCTTCGAATAACTGAGTCCGATACCATTGCCTCTTACGTTATGTATATTTCCAGTAGGAACCCTGTAAAATGTTTCGAATATTTTTTCCAGGTGATCTTTGTGAATGCCGATGCCATTATCAGAAATGTTTAATGTAATTTCAGCGTCCTTGTATTCAGTGGAAATTCTGATTACCGGTTCCCGATCGTTATATTTAATGGCATTATCGATCAGGTTGCTTATAACATTTGTTATATGAAATTTGTCCGCGTTGCATCTCAAATTTTCATTCGAAAGGGCGAGTTCAATCCTGCCGTTCTGCTTTTTAAGTACTTCTTCATATGACTCGGCCGCTTTAATAACCGCATCGTTCAGATTGAATTCCTCTTTGTTTATATGAACTGAACCTTTCTCGAATGCGGCTGTGTTGAGCAGGGTTTCAACCATCATACTCAACCGCTCGTTCTCCTCCTTAATAATTGACCTGTATCTTTCTACCGAGGATTGTTCTTTAACAAGATCAGGTTCCTTTAACGCCTCGCATGCTACAGAGATTGTTGAAATCGGCGTTTTGAACTCATGCGTTATATTATTTATCAGATCGTTTTTTATCTCGGTAATCTTTTTCTGCTGAATAAACATTTGAATGGTTTTGTAAAAAAGCAGAGATATAATTGAAATGAGAATTATGGATAGAACCAGCATCCCGGAAACTGAGGTAAGAAGATATCTGTCCTTATCCGGGAAATAAACCACCAATTGATTCGGCCGGTTAAAAATTTCGTCAGGGAAAAGAAAAGTTCTGGCTGTTGATTTTTTTAGTTCATTAATATTGGCTCCCTCTTTTACAAGAACGATAGTATCCCGTGCAGGTTTTTCAACGCCAAAATAAAAACTGGTCTCTATTCCGTTTTTCTTCAGTTCTTCGAACAGAAAATTCTCAAGCCGGCTTTCATTTATCCGCTCCTCAATTTTTTTACCTGTGTTAATTCGGATTATGTCTGTAACTACATCCTGAACAAGCTCCGACCGCTTAACCACAAAAGAATCTATTTTCTGTTTCCAGGCGACTCTGTTGCCAATCATAATTTTGTTTCGGTAAGAGGAGTCGACCCTGAACACACGTATATCCGCTGTATCCTTTCCCTCGGTAAAATAATTGAATTGAAAATTCAGATCCCGTTTTTGTGAACTGTCTGCTGTTACGAGCGCGATACTATAAATTGAGTCCGTAATCACTACACCGGATGTTGATTTATTAACCGGATTGAAATCCTTTGGTTGCAGGTTAGAATGCTCAATTTTTCTCAACACGCCTTGCGCGGCTTCATCCCGGTCAATTTTTTCTGCTACTCCGCGAAGTGCATCATTAACCTTTCTGTCGAACCGCTCCTCTTCAATCTTAATAACATTTATCAGCCAGAAAATCTGGATTGCAACCAGCCCGATCACCGAAAGTGTTACTATCGATACAATTATTTTTATCCGTCTCTCTTTCATGGAAGCAAATTTAATTCATAACGGTGTCTATTTCATAAATTTAACATTTTTTAACATTCTTTTAAGAATCCGTTAACATAATTCAATTGTAAGATAGTATAATTTTAGACCTAAATAAGGAGTAGAAACCATGACCGATATTAATTCAAGAAAAGTAATATTAATTATCATTTTCTTTTTGCTTGGGATTTTCAGTCTAACACTTTTTGCCCAGGATAAAAAAGACGAGACAGCTACCAAACTGGACCAGCTTAAAGGTAAAGTTGAAAAACTGACTGTTAAAGTCGACGGTAAGGATGTTGTCTTTGAAGGGAAGGAAGCCGAGGGACTCGTAAAAAAACTAAGGGCATTCGGTAAAATGCCGGAGATGATCTGGTTATCTGATGAAGAAGAAATTGAACATACAGGCGGGAAAGTAATGATGTTCAAATATGATTCGAAGGATAAAGATTTCAACTGGTCCGGTAAAGATGATATGGATAAAAAAATTGAGGTAAGAATTGTTGATGGTGATAAGAAAGTAACCGTTACTACAAAGAAGGACGGCAAGGAAGAGATAAAAACATACGAAGGTGAAGAAGCCGAGAAGTTTTTAGAGGAAAATCAGAAATCGGGCAACTTCAGAATAATGATCGGCAAGGATAAAAAAGCAGGCGATCATATGATTTATTTTGACCGGAAGTCGGGCAAGGAAGGGGGCTGCTGCATTCGGATGAAACGGCCCGGGCATGTTACACAGGGAAAAGTTAAGAAAATAATTATCGATAAGGTTGAAAAGGAAGAAAAAGAAGAGAAAAAATCCGACAAGTAAATTCCACAGAATAGTTTAAGGAGCCGGGATTACCGGCTCCTTACATAAAAAAAGCGCTCCCCGTCTTTTCTAAGTAGATTTCATTTCTTAAATTCCACATAGAATCAATAACCATAATGGAACTCCCAATGAAGCTTAAACTGCCGCATTCGTCTCAGAACTGGATCTCCTTAGTCGGCGCTACAATAGCGCTTATCAGCTTCTTTATGATTGTTTTTCTTTTTGTAATAAGTCTTACACTCGATCAGGGGAATTCGTACCTTGGAATTATTATCTACATTGCACTCCCGTCTGTTCTGGTTATCGGTCTGCTGCTCATTCCTCTTGGAATGTGGTGGAAAATCAGGAAAGAAAAAAAGTCTGCTGCCGGCAGCCAGAAAGATTTCCCGGTAATCGATTTTAATGACGTACGCCACAGGAACGCCTTTATGGTTTTCGCCGTAGGAACGGCCATCTTTCTGCTTGCAAGTGCTGTGGGAAGTTATGAAGCGTTCCATTATACTGAATCCGTTGAATTCTGCGGTACTGTATGCCACTCTGTAATGAAACCCGAATACGTTGCATACCAGAATTCTCCTCATGCCAGGGTAGGATGTGTTGAGTGCCATATCGGCGGCGGTGCGGATTGGTATATGAAGTCGAAACTTTCGGGATTACGCCAGGTCTATGCTGTTATAGCAAACGATTTCTCGCGGCCGATTCCTACGCCGATAAAAGACCTTCGCCCCGCCAGGGAAACCTGCGAGGAATGCCACTGGCCCCAGAAATTTTATTCGCGCAAGCTCCGCCTCGAAAGACATTATCTAAATGACGAGAATAATACCGAATGGGATATAACGCTTACCATGAAGATCGGCTCAAGTCTGAGTGCATTTGGACTTGAAGAGGGAATACATTGGCATATTAATCCAAACGTAAAAATCGAATACAAACACACAGACGATAAAAGACAGAATATACCATGGGTTAGATATACAAATACTAAAACCGGCGAAGTTTTTGTTTATACGGATGAAAATCAGAATGTTGATCAAAAGCTGCTCGACAGTCTCGAAGTCCGCCAGATGGACTGTATGGATTGTCATACCCGTCCTTCCCATAATTATCAGCCGCCGGCATTCTTTATAAACAATGCAATTACTTCAGGAGCTATTCCAAAGGATCTAACGCTAATAAAATTTGCCGCTCTTGAAGTTATCGGAAAAGAATTTGCTACTACCGAAGAAGCAATGAAAGGGATAGAGGATCATATCACTAAGTTTTACAGCGATAATTATCCGGATCTGTTCAAGAACAAAAACGATCTTATCAAGAAAGCAATTACCGGAATACAGAATGAGTATAACAAAAATATCTTTCCTGAAATGAAAGTTAGATGGGATGCTTATCCGAATAATATCGGCCATCTCGAATTCATGGGCTGCTTCCGTTGTCATAACGATCAGCATGCGACCGTTCAGAAAAAAGTTATCTCTAAGGATTGCAACATCTGTCACGTTATAAATGCACAGGGAACACCGGATAATATGCAGGTGGCCTCCGTTAATTCTTTCCTCGAGTTCAAACATCCGGGCAATGCTGTTACAACGGAGTGGAAGGAAATGATGTGCGTTGAATGCCATACGGGACTGAATCCGTAATAAAATTAAGCGGGCGTCTGTTTCAGGCGCCCGTTCAAATTCACATCGCTTAACTCCTTATTCTTTTTTATATTTCATCCGACTTTTTCAATGAAAATCGAATGATCGAAATAATCGGACTTCACAAGAGCTTCGGTAAAAATCACGTCTTAAGAGGAGTAAACCTGCTTATAAATACCGGCGAATCGCTTGCTATAATAGGAAGAAGCGGTTGCGGCAAAAGTGTCCTTCTTAAGCATATTGTCGGACTTCTAATTCCAGACGACGGCGTGGTTAAAGTCGACGGTGAAATAATAAGTGAAATAGAGAAGAAGGACCTTTATAAGATCAGAAGAAAATTCGGCTTCCTTTTTCAGGGTGCCGCCCTTTTCGATTCTATGACCGTATATGAAAATGTGAGTCTTCCCCTGGTTGAGAATAATACCGGTTTTTCGAAAAGTGAAATTGATGATGCCGTTTCTGAGAAACTGGAGCTTGTCGGTCTGCCGGGTACTCAGAAGCTTAAACCGGCCGAGTTATCAGGCGGAATGAAAAAGAGAGTTGGACTTGCCCGCGCCCTTATTACTAATCCCGAATATGTATTATACGATGAACCTACTACCGGGCTCGATCCGGTTATGTCCGATGCGATCGACGATCTTATTAAAGAACTTAATGAAAAGCTTAATGTTACATCGATAATCGTGACTCATGATATGTTCAGCGTTAAAAATACTGCTGAAAAGATCTCTATGAT
This Melioribacteraceae bacterium DNA region includes the following protein-coding sequences:
- a CDS encoding tetratricopeptide repeat protein, translating into MISLIRLSVLLSLLFFSLSTHAQADRQDIENKYRLALSYEQAGQFEKAETIYRELQSLETWNQVYLDALNKILVRQKKYDESILLLETKIKEIPADVSLYGMLGTTYYMMDNIQKAYESWERGININPNTYVPYRVIANYAIENRLFDKAIEILKRGKAFSGDPVIFSFDLANIYSLNMRFEEAAEEYCTLVSAKPEQSGIVKSRFQNYFGKPGAAESTIKVIKEFAERNSLPVFNELLSFAYSLSGMYDEAFENIIEYDRKINGGGNYIFAFVQEAYRNRQYDIASKGYRYIIQNYKQSPLVQIAEIGLVRTLEDNVNLKVKNNSSGWKLYGNDDKKFEEEYSAVIVSYERLAKIYPDNASFIEATFRMAEIYFRKLNQFYKADSLYNLVISKSPYSRYTSLSYLGKGEIAMKLDRLDEAVNLLIQSGRFSNAEPDVVAQAKLYLGLVYFWKGDFNGSINILKELLQNLNSDPANDAIEYSSLITLARKDSLNLLTYAKADRLLFQNKPKESAIEFKTLADNSNLFVINEFAKYKLAEILISEENFFEASKILEELSDELKAAIFADKSTLLLGMTYQFGLNDPQRGAAIYQKLLEKFPNSLYFDTAREYLNSISIKNGNK
- a CDS encoding GNAT family protein, with the translated sequence MTGSFNSNNIKEVPRLETDRLILRGFSPNDKYDIFEYASVPSVTQYLPWEFHKSLDDTEAFLKLSAEMFASQDNIDFAVELKSEKKVIGGISIRKWNDKNRCADIGYVLSPKYWNRGIITEAIKRVIRFGFEVLNANRIEAHCDEENIPSFRAMEKAGMRYEGTLKDKVFLKGKFINIKFYSILKEELSE
- a CDS encoding NapC/NirT family cytochrome c, yielding MKLKLPHSSQNWISLVGATIALISFFMIVFLFVISLTLDQGNSYLGIIIYIALPSVLVIGLLLIPLGMWWKIRKEKKSAAGSQKDFPVIDFNDVRHRNAFMVFAVGTAIFLLASAVGSYEAFHYTESVEFCGTVCHSVMKPEYVAYQNSPHARVGCVECHIGGGADWYMKSKLSGLRQVYAVIANDFSRPIPTPIKDLRPARETCEECHWPQKFYSRKLRLERHYLNDENNTEWDITLTMKIGSSLSAFGLEEGIHWHINPNVKIEYKHTDDKRQNIPWVRYTNTKTGEVFVYTDENQNVDQKLLDSLEVRQMDCMDCHTRPSHNYQPPAFFINNAITSGAIPKDLTLIKFAALEVIGKEFATTEEAMKGIEDHITKFYSDNYPDLFKNKNDLIKKAITGIQNEYNKNIFPEMKVRWDAYPNNIGHLEFMGCFRCHNDQHATVQKKVISKDCNICHVINAQGTPDNMQVASVNSFLEFKHPGNAVTTEWKEMMCVECHTGLNP
- a CDS encoding HAMP domain-containing sensor histidine kinase, yielding MKERRIKIIVSIVTLSVIGLVAIQIFWLINVIKIEEERFDRKVNDALRGVAEKIDRDEAAQGVLRKIEHSNLQPKDFNPVNKSTSGVVITDSIYSIALVTADSSQKRDLNFQFNYFTEGKDTADIRVFRVDSSYRNKIMIGNRVAWKQKIDSFVVKRSELVQDVVTDIIRINTGKKIEERINESRLENFLFEELKKNGIETSFYFGVEKPARDTIVLVKEGANINELKKSTARTFLFPDEIFNRPNQLVVYFPDKDRYLLTSVSGMLVLSIILISIISLLFYKTIQMFIQQKKITEIKNDLINNITHEFKTPISTISVACEALKEPDLVKEQSSVERYRSIIKEENERLSMMVETLLNTAAFEKGSVHINKEEFNLNDAVIKAAESYEEVLKKQNGRIELALSNENLRCNADKFHITNVISNLIDNAIKYNDREPVIRISTEYKDAEITLNISDNGIGIHKDHLEKIFETFYRVPTGNIHNVRGNGIGLSYSKKILDAHSGLITVSSAPGEGSRFEIKLPGTIV
- a CDS encoding response regulator transcription factor codes for the protein MTTPLTRVLLIEDDLNLGTILKEYLSVKGFEVVHCLNGEDGLRTFGRNRFDICIIDVMMPKMDGFTLAGKIKEISSVPFIFVTAKSMLEDKIEGFKLGADDYITKPFSMEELILRINAVIKRNDRSEGIRGYSEFEIGKYLFNFDTRSLCLDRKEQKLTSREAELLKLLCQKQNELLERGEALRKIWKDDSYFTSRSMDVYITKLRSYLKGDPSIQIVNVHGSGFKLIVN
- a CDS encoding FAD-binding oxidoreductase, which translates into the protein MIIKQNSDEIQNYLSDASNYSGSCEAVYFPENENDVAALLKKSSDEKKRITISGNGTGLTGARVPEGGIVLSVEKMNRIIEVNESEKYAIVEPGVLLKDFQDEVESRNLFYPPDPTERNCFIGATVATNSSGARTFKYGPTRDYVLSLRIVLSDGEIIKISRDQFRSDGYDAMLLTESGKILSFNLPKYEMPETKNAAGYYCKENMDLIDIFIGSEGTLGVITQIKLKLIELPMSVFSSVAFFRSEDDALNFIEHARSISRENRLIANKKLSARGLEFFDKNGIDFLRDAYTKIPDSAEAAVWFEQETGNEKDSPESQWIEILDRYNCITDESWLALGSSDEETFKEFRHAIAWKVNEYITQKGLKKVGTDTAVPEQYFKEFYRLSKKMVEENGLKYVIYGHAGNCHLHLNMLPENPFQFQIAKKVYSDLCALAVSFKGTVSAEHGIGKAKREYLIKMYGEDVVRKMALLKLAFDPIKILSIGNIFEERFLD
- a CDS encoding phosphoribosylanthranilate isomerase; the protein is MTRIKVCCISSIKEALLAIEYGASALGLVSSMPSGPGVIEEKLIAEIAESVPPGISTFLLTSRQSAAEIIEQQKRCRTNTIQLCDRVADGTHKMLRDELPGIKIVQVIHVTGRKSVEEAVEVARNVDAILLDSGNQNLKIKELGGTGRIHDWSVSRVIRENVKVPVFLAGGLNSSNVYEAVRIVKPYGLDLCSGVRTGDRLDENKLKSFVEKVFEADKTIERLS
- a CDS encoding ABC transporter ATP-binding protein, translating into MIEIIGLHKSFGKNHVLRGVNLLINTGESLAIIGRSGCGKSVLLKHIVGLLIPDDGVVKVDGEIISEIEKKDLYKIRRKFGFLFQGAALFDSMTVYENVSLPLVENNTGFSKSEIDDAVSEKLELVGLPGTQKLKPAELSGGMKKRVGLARALITNPEYVLYDEPTTGLDPVMSDAIDDLIKELNEKLNVTSIIVTHDMFSVKNTAEKISMMHEGKIYFTGTPQQILESEDPIIKKFIQRTGF